The following nucleotide sequence is from Halobacillus mangrovi.
CGACCTCATGGCTAAGTGGAATGGAAAATTCCATGGACCGATGACGCCGATCACTCCTTTTGGAGAGCGATACACTCGATTTTCCTTTCCAGGTGTATTGGATGGCAGGATCTGGCCACTCATCCGAGTTGGGAAAGAAGCTGATTCGCGGATGATCCCAACTGCAGCCTGGTACTCCACTTCTGCTTTGACTAACGTACTGCCGGCTTCTTTTACAAGCCAGTCAATGATTTCGTCCTTTCTTTCATGAACGATATCCAGCAGTGCAGTGAAATAGGCTTGAATTTTCCCAGGCGTCAGCTGCATCCATTCTTTTTGAGCTTCTTCCGCCGCTTTGTATGCTTCTTTCAAATCCTCTTCATTTGCTGAAGGAATCGTCGCAATCGTTTGCTGGGTATATGGATTAACATTTTCAACGTTCTTATCACTTGAACCTGATATCCATTCTCCATTAATGTATTGTTTCGTAAATGTTTTAGGACTCATGTTTGTTTCCCTCCTACGGAAGTTCATCACACTCCGCTATGTTCCACCGGGTATCATTTAATAAACGTGTGGGAGAGCATAAGCCTATGGTTATTCTACTTTCATCAACATATCGACATGAGGAATACCGTCTTCTAAATAAACCTCTGAAACTTCCTTAAACCCAAATGACCCGTAAAATTGACGTAAATGTTCCTGTCCATGCAGCCAAATATGATCAACCTTCATCTCGTCCCTGAGTATAGCAATTGCTCGATTCACTATTTGCCTAGCGTATCCGTCTCCGCGTTTTTCTTTTACAACTAAGACTCGTCCGATGGCATAATGTTCTTTTTCTGTTTCAGGAGGCACAATGCGACAATAAGCAACTATTTCATCGTTTTCCTCAATCCAAATATGTAAGGAATCTTTATCCCGTCCATCAATTTCAGGGTAAGGGCATTCTTGTTCGACAACAAATATAGAGACTCTTAGCCTTAGTAGGTTATAAAGTTCTTCTTTTGACAGTTCATCAAATGTTTTCTGCATCCACTTCATTTAAACTTCATCCTTTTGAATAAATTTAATGTTACTATACCTGAATCTACTTTAAGTGACTAATATTTTATTTCTAAGTTGTGTCGATCACTTTATTCAACATAAAATTTGGCATCGTATCTGAAAAAGTTAGGGATGGCTTGAAAATAACTCGCTTTCCTGCGGGGGAAATTGTAAGAATCCTGTGGAAATGGATGGGCTGGCAATATCCCGCAGGTTGGTAAACCGAGGAAGCTTGCCGTAATCCCCGCACATCTTTCCTGGTACTTGGTAACAGAAACAGATGCCTCACAAAAACATACAATTACCTTTGGTCCAAGTCTTCTGGAATAGGAGACTTGATAATGGTGTAAGCTTCGTTAACATTTACTAATCATCTAAATTTACTTTATAGAAATAATATTTATCGTTTAAGGGTGATTTTAAGTGGGAACTAAAACTCTACAATAAAATCATTAAGGAGCCTTGAAGATGTTGATCGATCTTTTACCCGTTTCACTAAAAAAATATTTTCAAATGTCTAAACGACAGCGTAAACATGAAGTGCAATCGGCAATATGGTACATGCCTCTCTTTTATATCTCGATGTCGATTGTCTTCGTCGCCGCTACTCTAACTCTTGACTTAATTGTGGAGTTGGATCAGCAAACATATGAGTTTTTCCGAATCAGTGGGGATATTACCCGTATGCTCGTCAGTACTCTCATTGGTGGCATTCTTACACTGAGTGCATTCACACTCAACTCCCTTCTTGTTGTTCTTACAACGTTCAGTGGGCAATTCTCTCCAAGGATGCTGTTAAACTTTATCTCTGATCGAAGAACCCAGCATGCGCTCGGCATATTTAACGGAAGCTTTGTTTATGTCCTGCTCGTATTTCTTTTTATTGGCAACAAAACTAAAGAAGCGTATGTAGCCGTCCCTATTATTACAGTAGCCCTTGCCTTTATCGCGGCTGTAACGTTCATTTATTTCATAAATCACGCTACAACCTGGATGCAGGTTCATAACATTACAGAAACCATGAAACAATCTTCAGAATCCATCATAAATAAGACGCTGAGTGAAGAACTGGAAGCGTACCGTACCGAAGAACCTGGAGACTTGATGGAAGATGAACGCGACAGAGAAAAAGGACTGGACTCAGTAAAATCAGGCTACTTACAAATTGTCAATTATAAAAGCATGATTGAAGAAGCACGTAAGGATAATATTATTATAAAATTCCATTCCCAGGTTGGGGATTATATATTAGAAGGAAATCAAATGCTCAGTTACTGGGGACCTGGAGCTAATCAAGTTGATGAAACAAAATACTGCCGAATGGTTGAGATCGGTCATAAAGAAACTGAGCTTCAAGATATCCAAATGGGAATGCATAAGTTAGCGGAAATTGCGATTAAGTCCTTAGGAAATGATGACCCAAAAACTGCTTCTGATACGATTTTTCGAATGGCTGAACTTATGCTTACCGTTGAGGATTATATTACCTTTACCCCTTATCTTAAAGATAATGAGGGACAAGTAAGAGTTATTTTATTATCCGAGTCCTTTGAATATTATATCTATCGAGGCTTCGGTTACATTCGTCACTACGCACGGGATAATCATTTGATCATTACAGAACTGATCTCCGCCCTAGCTATGGTAGCCGAATCTATCGATACGTCCAAGCATGACCGGATATGGGAGTTTGCCTGCAATACCTTAGACCATATCGAGCAAGAAATCATCTATAATTTAGATAAAGTCTTTTTACTGAATGCAGTTAAAAAGCTAGCAGATTTAACGAACCATCAGTTTGACTATAACGCGATTGAGCGTCGTTTCTATCCTGAAAAAATTTGAGCTCCAGGCTAAGCCTGGAGCTTTACTTATTCCACATTCTAATATTTTTCTCTCCATTGTGTTAGACATGGAGCTTTAAATAATAGCTGTCGAGCTTTATGTCAATGATAATGATGGTACTGATTTGCTTTATCTCTAAAAGGGTAAAGATTATTGACAAAGCCTACTTAGCTTCAATAAAATTGTATATGAGCATATGTTCATATATCAGATAAGGAGGTTAGACACATGGGTCATCACCACCATCATCATGCAGACTCTTCAACAGGCAAGATCAAAACCGCCTTCTTTTTAAATTTCTGCTTTACGATTATCGAAATCATAGGCGGACTATTAACCAACAGTATGGCCATTCTGTCTGATGCTTTGCACGACTTGGGAGATTCGCTTTCCTTAGGACTTGCCTGGTTTTTGCAAAAGTTCTCAAACAAGGATCACTCCAGTGACTTTTCATTTGGATATAAAAGATTCTCCTTGTTGGCCGCCTTAATTAACAGCGTTGTGCTCATTGTCGGATCTACATTTATTTTGTTTGAAGCTGTCCCACGTCTGCTTAATCCTGTTACCCCGAATACGACAGGGATGATGCTGCTTGCAATCCTAGGAATATTCGTCAACGGAGCTGCCGTCATTAAACTCCAGGGCGGGGATTCAATGAACCAAAAAGTGATGACATGGCACCTGCTTGAAGATGTTCTTGGCTGGGTAGCTGTTCTCATTGTTAGTATTATCATGACATTTGTGGATGTTCCGATCCTCGATCCATTAGCGTCTATAGGAATAACCCTATACATCTTATACAATGTAGTTCTTAACTTTATCCAGACGATGAGACTGTTCTTAGAAGGCGTTCCAAAAAATATCAACTTAGAAGACATTATTCATAAAATGAATGCCATTGACAGTGTTGTTTCCACTCACCATACGCACTTATGGTCGATGGACGGGGAAAACCACGCCTTTTCTACCCATGTTGTCGTTCCTGCAGATGCAGATAAAGAAGAAGTATGCCGTGTGAAAGATCAAATTAAAGAAATCATTCATTCTATACACTTGGAGCATGTGACCATTGAAATTGAATATGAAGATGAACCCTGTTCCATTTCAAACCTTCACCTTTATGAAAAAAGTGACTAGCTATAGAGCTAGTCACTTTTCTTATAGTTCTAATGTTTCCGGAGTATCCGCATCCGCGTTCATTAAACGGATCGATTCAGGATAAATTTCAAGGACGATATATTCCGGATCACCTTTCCCTGAAAACCAGCGCTCCATTTGTTCCGTCCAGAGCCAGTCTTTAATCTTCTGATCATCACGGATCTTGGCCTGTCCTTCGACTTCGAGGTAGCTGTCTCCATATCCTTCCCCTTCATATCCGATCAGAATATGAACGTGAGGATTTTCATCAATTTCTTCAGCTTTATGCGTTTCTTTATTTGTAGGGGTGTAGAATGTAAACTCATCGTCGTTACTGAAAGTCATATAACGCGTATGTGGTTTGTTTCCTTTTACCGTAGCCAACGTTCCAACTTTATGTTGATCCATGATATGATAGATCTTTTTTCTTAGTTCTTCTTGATTCATGATCAATCCCCTTTCATTTAGTGTAATTTCAGTTTTCCCTCGTCCTTGTAAAATATAAACATTTTAATGTTTCAATTGGTGCCTCCATCCATCATCCCTTGAATTTCCCATAACAATTAGGTGTGCCTTGTTTTCCTAGAGGGTATGATAAAAAAGTGGACGCACTTCTAAATAAAGAGCCCTTCAACAACCAGGCTGTTTTGTATTAAAATAAAAATAGCCAATTTCAGGAGGATCGTTCATGACTTCAAGGTTTTACACAAATAAAAAGAAATTCCTGTCGATAATATTGACATCCATCTTATTAGGATTGACCCTATTTTTCATTCAATCGACACCGACCCGATCTGAAAATTCCTCAGATCTTGTTCCCACCATCTTCGTCCATGGCTTTAAAGGCGGTCCAATGAGTTTTGGGAAAATGATCGATCGGTTCCAAGATTCGAATTGGGGATCTAAACGAATGGTCGTCTATGTACGCGCTAATGGAGAACTGTCAGTAAGAGGCGGGATTCCGCATAACATGAATCCTATGATCCAGGTTTTGTTTGAAAATAATCGAGCCAGCCTTCAAAGTCAAACCCTTTGGATGCAGAAGGTCATGTCCACCTTATATGAGAAGCACGGCATAGAAAAAGCTAACCTCGTCGGCCACTCCATGGGAGGATTGGCATCCGCAAGTTTCTTGATGAATAACCAGCAAGAAGGGTTCCCGGTCATACAAAAGCTTGCGGTGATCGCCAGTCCTTTCGAAGGAATCGAGAAACAGGAATACTTCAAGAATAATAATGGCCCTGCCACCGAAGATTTAAGGCCAGGTTCAGAAGCTTTGAATTACCTGTTTCAACATAAAGAAGACTTTGACCAAAATGTCCAGGTGCTAGCCATTGCTGGAGTGGTTAATCCAAATGATTTAGAAAAGAATTATTGGGATGGCCTTGTTCATACGTCAAGTGTTCAAAGTTTAAGCAAAATCGTTCCGTTTGGAAGTTATCAAGAGCATTTAGTATATGGAAAAGCCGCCACCCACTCAGGGCTGCATGAACATCCAGAGGTCGATCACATGCTCGGCGAGTTTCTTTGGAACATTAAAAGTCAGCCATAAAATCAAACAAAAAACCAGGACCCAAAGCAGGTCCTGGTTTATTTTCGCTGGAAAATTTCAAAAAAATCTAAAAATGCTTGAAATATTACTACTGATTGAAACGTAATCAGACTTAATGCCGTTAATGAAAAGAAACTAATAAAGATAAACCGCATGGAAAAAATCGCATGGACCCAAGCCATCATTATCCCTCCTCATTGGTTCACTTTATGAGTGATTAAAAACAATCATACTCCCTTTTCTCCAAAAGGCAAGAACTTTTTATTTTTGAAAGATGAAAACCCACATGAACGTAAGCGCCTGTTTTAAGTCATCAGTAAGGTGCATAACGGCCGAGGGTTCTACTCCCCTCTTGTAAACGCCGTGACCATCAAGGATGCGCCAGCCTGTTTCTTCAGCCATTTTTTCAAGCTCCCATGGCATCATCGTATTGCATACAACCTTCTCTCCATAGACTCTACGGTAGCTATTGAGCCGCGGCATGGCTGTTGGTCCTAAAATGCCGACACAAAGCTTTCCACCTGGTTTAAGTACGCGTTTCATTTCTTCCAGTCCTTCATAGGGAATCTCTGTCCATTCCAGCGAATTCACAGCCATAAGGCCATCAAAAGATTCATCTTGAAATGGAAGTTTTGTAAGATCTCCTTGTACAAAGGACAACCTATCCATTTCCAAGCGCTTATTTGCCCTTTCTATCATGTCCTGTGATAAATCTAGACCTGTAACACGGTAGCCTTCTTTGTACAATTTGTAAGCCCCGTAACCATCCCCACATCCAAGGTCAGCGATATGATTCCCTTTTTCTATATGCTCCTTGATAAAAGGAATTATTGTCTTTCGGCTTCCTTCCTCCCACATGTCCTTACTCCTGGAATTCCAGAATTCAGCCTTGTCATTCCATACTCTTTCAGCTTCTACGTGCCAATTAAAATCTTCAGTCATTCTTCTCCCCCTCAGTCATCAGCTAGCTACTTCAATTATAATGAAAACCATAGGAAATAAAAAATTTTCTGTCCTTTAAAAGGCGTGACTCAAGGATTCCGAAACCTATATGCGAATCTTTAGGATTGCATCTTTTATCCATCTTCGATATGATAATAACACAATATAAGCTAATTTAATTTTATTATAACACTATATATAGTATCCGCGAACAGAAGATGCCAATAGGCTTAATAGGGAATCCGGTGTGAAGCCGGAGCTGCCCCCGCAACTGTAAGCACTCGCGAAATGGATAATCCACTGTACCACATGTACGGGAAGGACCAGAGTAGAATCGGGTGCGAGCCAGGAGACCTGTCTTCGTTTGCAGAAGTTTCAACTTCTTCGGGGATTGAGAAGATGAAACGATGGAATGAAGATCAGGTTTGGGAACCTACTCTTATTTCATGGTTTCATCCGCTCAATTGTTGAGCGGATTTTTTTATATTCTGGAATAAAATAAGGAGTGAAATCATGACTGCTATTACCTATAAAAAGAATTGGACGGACCACATTAATAATCTCCAACAAGCATTTCCAACTTTAGAGTTAGGCCGGATTGTAGAAAAAATCCCTGAATTAGGTCTTAGTGAAATGACTGAATCGGAACAAGTAAAAGCACTGATTCTTGAATGTTTATCAGAAATGGATGAAACAGAACCAGATTGGACCTACCTGGCAAGTCGTCTTCATTTAAATCAGCTTTATGAGACATCACTAAAAAACCGTGGCCAGGAAAAGCCCTACGAAAACTTCTTTCACCTAATTGAAACTTTGATTGAAGAAGACATTTATACACCAAAGATTCTTACATATTACGAAAAGCATGAAATAAAGCAGCTCGAAACAGCGATTGTGCCAGAAAGAGATCACCTTTTTACGTACATTGGTCTCAAAACGTTGAGCGATCGTTATTTGGCCAGCTCAAAATCCAAGGAAACGTTTGAATTGCCGCAGGAAAGATTCATGATCATCGCCATGATGTTAATGGCTCAAGAAGAGAAAAGCCACCGGCTACAACGAGTACAAGAAGCGTATTGGGCCTTAAGCCACCTATATATGACTGTTGCCACCCCTACGCTTGCGAATGCAGGAAAACGGTACGGACAACTGAGCTCTTGCTTTATAGATACCATTGATGACAGCCTTCAGTCGATTTACGACAGTAACACTGATATCGCCAACCTTAGTAAGCACGGCGGCGGAATCGGAGTGTACTTAGGTAAAATTCGCAGCCGAGGAAGCGATATCCGAGGATTTAAAGGAGTGTCATCAGGAGTTCTGCCATGGATGAAGCAGTTAAACAATACAGCAGTCAGTGTGGATCAATTAGGGCAGCGTCAAGGGGCTGTTGCCGTTTATTTGGATGTTTGGCATAAGGATATTTTTCCATTTTTAGATAGTCGATTAAACAATGGTGATGAACGCCAGCGTACCCATGACTTGTTCACAGGCGTTTCCATTCCCGACTTGTTTATGGAAGCTGTTGAAAATCGAGAACACTGGTATCTGTTCGACCCTCATGAAGTGCGCCATGTTATGGGCTTTTCACTTGAGGATTCTTTTGATGAAAAACGAGGGGAAGGATCGTTCCGGAACAAATATATGGCGTGCGTGGAACATCCTGAACTATCGAAAGAAAAAGTTCCTGCCATAGACATTATGAAACGCATTATGGTCGGTCAATTGGAAACAGGAACTCCTTATATGTTTTATAGAGATGAAGTCAACCGGATGAACCCAAATAACCACGCAGGCATGATCTACTGTAGTAACCTATGCACAGAGATTACTCAAAACCAGCGCCCTACCATTCAGGAGGAACAATATGTAGAGGACGGAAAAATCATTTCGGTGAAATCACCAGGAGACTTTGTCGTATGTAATTTATCAAGTATTAATTTAGGACGAGCCATTCCTGAAGGTGTATTGAAAAAACTAATCCCGATCCAAGTCCGCATGCTCGACAATGTGATTGATCAAAACACAATCCCTGTCCTTCAAGCGCAGTTGACAAACCGAAACTACAGAGGAATTGGACTTGGAACGTTTGGCTGGGCGCACCTGCTTGCGAAGAAAAAGATTGCATGGGAATCAGAACAGGCTCTTGATTATGTGCATGAAGTGTATAAAGCAATTGCTTACTACACGATTGAAGCAAGCAGTGATCTTGCGCGAGAAAAAGGAAGCTATCCTTTATTTGAAGGTTCAGATTGGGAGACAGGTGATTTCTTTGAAAAACGTTCCTACAACAAGGAAGGGACCTGGAATTGGAAATCCTTACAGGTCAAGGTGAAGAAACAAGGAATGAGGAACGGTTATTTACTCGCTGTGGCTCCAAACTCCAGCACTTCCCTTATTGCTGGTAGTACAGCAAGCATCGATCCGATTTTCAAAAAGTTCTATTCGGAAGAGAAAAAGGATTATAAGATTCCAGTGACAGCACCCGACTTAACTCCAGAGACATATTGGTATTACAAATCGGCTTATGACATTGATCAGCACTGGAGCATTAAACAAAATGCCATCAGACAAAAATACGTCGATCAATCAATCTCCTTCAATCTATATGTACGCAACACCATTCATGCGAAAGAACTTCTAGCTTTGCATATAGACGCCTGGAAACAAGGATTGAAAACGACTTATTACACCCGCTCCACTTCAAGCCAGGGTGAATACGACGACTGCGAGAGTTGTTCATCTTAAAGGAGGCACCTAACATGATCGATATACAAAAACGAAAACTAATTGACCATAAGGCCCCGAATGCTTCCACCGGTATCATTAATGGAAGAAGTTCTAACGTGTTAAACTGGGACGATACACGATATTCCTGGGCT
It contains:
- a CDS encoding GNAT family N-acetyltransferase: MKWMQKTFDELSKEELYNLLRLRVSIFVVEQECPYPEIDGRDKDSLHIWIEENDEIVAYCRIVPPETEKEHYAIGRVLVVKEKRGDGYARQIVNRAIAILRDEMKVDHIWLHGQEHLRQFYGSFGFKEVSEVYLEDGIPHVDMLMKVE
- a CDS encoding DUF2254 domain-containing protein translates to MLIDLLPVSLKKYFQMSKRQRKHEVQSAIWYMPLFYISMSIVFVAATLTLDLIVELDQQTYEFFRISGDITRMLVSTLIGGILTLSAFTLNSLLVVLTTFSGQFSPRMLLNFISDRRTQHALGIFNGSFVYVLLVFLFIGNKTKEAYVAVPIITVALAFIAAVTFIYFINHATTWMQVHNITETMKQSSESIINKTLSEELEAYRTEEPGDLMEDERDREKGLDSVKSGYLQIVNYKSMIEEARKDNIIIKFHSQVGDYILEGNQMLSYWGPGANQVDETKYCRMVEIGHKETELQDIQMGMHKLAEIAIKSLGNDDPKTASDTIFRMAELMLTVEDYITFTPYLKDNEGQVRVILLSESFEYYIYRGFGYIRHYARDNHLIITELISALAMVAESIDTSKHDRIWEFACNTLDHIEQEIIYNLDKVFLLNAVKKLADLTNHQFDYNAIERRFYPEKI
- a CDS encoding cation diffusion facilitator family transporter; this translates as MGHHHHHHADSSTGKIKTAFFLNFCFTIIEIIGGLLTNSMAILSDALHDLGDSLSLGLAWFLQKFSNKDHSSDFSFGYKRFSLLAALINSVVLIVGSTFILFEAVPRLLNPVTPNTTGMMLLAILGIFVNGAAVIKLQGGDSMNQKVMTWHLLEDVLGWVAVLIVSIIMTFVDVPILDPLASIGITLYILYNVVLNFIQTMRLFLEGVPKNINLEDIIHKMNAIDSVVSTHHTHLWSMDGENHAFSTHVVVPADADKEEVCRVKDQIKEIIHSIHLEHVTIEIEYEDEPCSISNLHLYEKSD
- a CDS encoding pyridoxamine 5'-phosphate oxidase family protein codes for the protein MNQEELRKKIYHIMDQHKVGTLATVKGNKPHTRYMTFSNDDEFTFYTPTNKETHKAEEIDENPHVHILIGYEGEGYGDSYLEVEGQAKIRDDQKIKDWLWTEQMERWFSGKGDPEYIVLEIYPESIRLMNADADTPETLEL
- a CDS encoding alpha/beta hydrolase, which encodes MTSRFYTNKKKFLSIILTSILLGLTLFFIQSTPTRSENSSDLVPTIFVHGFKGGPMSFGKMIDRFQDSNWGSKRMVVYVRANGELSVRGGIPHNMNPMIQVLFENNRASLQSQTLWMQKVMSTLYEKHGIEKANLVGHSMGGLASASFLMNNQQEGFPVIQKLAVIASPFEGIEKQEYFKNNNGPATEDLRPGSEALNYLFQHKEDFDQNVQVLAIAGVVNPNDLEKNYWDGLVHTSSVQSLSKIVPFGSYQEHLVYGKAATHSGLHEHPEVDHMLGEFLWNIKSQP
- a CDS encoding class I SAM-dependent methyltransferase codes for the protein MTEDFNWHVEAERVWNDKAEFWNSRSKDMWEEGSRKTIIPFIKEHIEKGNHIADLGCGDGYGAYKLYKEGYRVTGLDLSQDMIERANKRLEMDRLSFVQGDLTKLPFQDESFDGLMAVNSLEWTEIPYEGLEEMKRVLKPGGKLCVGILGPTAMPRLNSYRRVYGEKVVCNTMMPWELEKMAEETGWRILDGHGVYKRGVEPSAVMHLTDDLKQALTFMWVFIFQK
- a CDS encoding ribonucleoside-diphosphate reductase subunit alpha; translated protein: MTAITYKKNWTDHINNLQQAFPTLELGRIVEKIPELGLSEMTESEQVKALILECLSEMDETEPDWTYLASRLHLNQLYETSLKNRGQEKPYENFFHLIETLIEEDIYTPKILTYYEKHEIKQLETAIVPERDHLFTYIGLKTLSDRYLASSKSKETFELPQERFMIIAMMLMAQEEKSHRLQRVQEAYWALSHLYMTVATPTLANAGKRYGQLSSCFIDTIDDSLQSIYDSNTDIANLSKHGGGIGVYLGKIRSRGSDIRGFKGVSSGVLPWMKQLNNTAVSVDQLGQRQGAVAVYLDVWHKDIFPFLDSRLNNGDERQRTHDLFTGVSIPDLFMEAVENREHWYLFDPHEVRHVMGFSLEDSFDEKRGEGSFRNKYMACVEHPELSKEKVPAIDIMKRIMVGQLETGTPYMFYRDEVNRMNPNNHAGMIYCSNLCTEITQNQRPTIQEEQYVEDGKIISVKSPGDFVVCNLSSINLGRAIPEGVLKKLIPIQVRMLDNVIDQNTIPVLQAQLTNRNYRGIGLGTFGWAHLLAKKKIAWESEQALDYVHEVYKAIAYYTIEASSDLAREKGSYPLFEGSDWETGDFFEKRSYNKEGTWNWKSLQVKVKKQGMRNGYLLAVAPNSSTSLIAGSTASIDPIFKKFYSEEKKDYKIPVTAPDLTPETYWYYKSAYDIDQHWSIKQNAIRQKYVDQSISFNLYVRNTIHAKELLALHIDAWKQGLKTTYYTRSTSSQGEYDDCESCSS